In the Agelaius phoeniceus isolate bAgePho1 chromosome 11, bAgePho1.hap1, whole genome shotgun sequence genome, one interval contains:
- the RUVBL1 gene encoding ruvB-like 1 produces MKIEEVKSTSKTQRIAAHSHVKGLGLDESGAAKPAGAGLVGQENAREACGVIVELIKSKKMAGRAVLLAGPPGTGKTALALAIAQELGSKVPFCPMVGSEVYSTEIKKTEVLMENFRRAIGLRIKETKEVYEGEVTELTPCETENPMGGYGKTISHVIIGLKTAKGTKQLKLDPSIFESLQKERVETGDVIYIEANSGAVKRQGRCDIYATEFDLEAEEYVPLPKGDVHKKKEIIQDVTLHDLDVANARPQGGQDILSMMGQLMKPKKTEITDKLRGEINKVVNKYIDQGIAELVPGVLFVDEVHMLDIECFTYLHRALESSISPIVIFASNRGNCIIRGTEDIVSPHGIPLDLLDRVMIIRTMLYTPQEMKQITKLRAQTEGINISEEALNHLGEIGTKTTLRYAVQLLTPANLLAKINGKDSIEKEHIEEINELFYDAKSSAKILADQQEKYMK; encoded by the exons ATGAAGATCGAGGAGGTGAAGAGCACCTCGAAGACCCAGCGCATCGCCGCCCACAGCCATGTcaaggggctggggctggacgAGAGCGGCGCCGCCAAGCCGGCGGGGGCCgggctggtggggcaggagAACGCGCGGGAG GCATGTGGAGTTATAGTGGAGCtaatcaaaagcaaaaaaatggctggcagagcagtgctgttGGCAGGACCTCCTGGAACTGGCAAG actGCTTTGGCTTTAGCTATTGCTCAGGAACTGGGAAGCAAAGTTCCTTTTTGTCCTATGGTTGGAAGTGAGGTCTATTCCACTGAGATCAAGAAAACAGAAGTTCTAATGGAAAACTTCCGACGTGCAATTG GATTGAGAATTAAAGAGACCAAGGAAGTTTATGAAGGAGAAGTCACAGAACTGACTCCCTGTGAGACTGAGAATCCTATGGGGGGATATGGCAAAACCATCAGCCATGTAATTATAGGACTCAAAACTGCAAAGGGAACCAAACAGTTGAAG CTGGACCCGAGCATTTTTGAGAGCTTGCAGAAGGAGCGAGTGGAAACTGGTGACGTTATTTATATTGAAGCAAACAGTGGAGCTGTCAAG AGGCAAGGGAGGTGTGATATCTATGCTACAGAATTTGACCTTGAAGCTGAAGAGTATGTTCCCTTGCCAAAAGGTGATGTgcacaagaaaaaggaaattattcagGATGTCACCCTGCATGATTTGGATGTGGCCAATGCTCGACCTCAG GGAGGACAAGACATCCTTTCTATGATGGGACAGTTGATGAAACCtaagaaaactgaaattacTG ACAAACTTCGAGGAGAGATAAATAAAGTGGTGAACAAATACATTGATCAAGGCATTGCAGAGCTGGTGCCAGGTGTGCTCTTTGTGGATGAGGTTCACATGCTGGATATCGAGTGTTTCACATACCTGCACCGAGCACTGGAATCTTCCATTTCCCCCATTGTCATCTTTGCTTCCAACCGAGGAAACTGCATTATCAG AGGCACAGAGGATATTGTGTCTCCTCATGGAATCCCACTGGACCTGCTGGATCGAGTCATGATTATCAGAACCATGCTCTATACACCCCAAGAAATGAAGCAG ATCACAAAACTTCGTGCTCAGACAGAAGGGATTAATATCAGTGAAGAAGCTCTAAACCACTTAGGGGAAATTGGTACCAAGACAACCCTAAG GTATGCTGTGCAGTTGCTGACCCCAGCTAACCTGCTTGCCAAGATTAATGGGAAAGACAGCATTGAGAAAGAGCATATTGAAGAAATAAATGAACTTTTCTATGATGCTAAATCCTCAGCAAAAATCTTGGCTGATCAACAGGAGAAGTACATGAAATGA